In Stomoxys calcitrans chromosome 2, idStoCalc2.1, whole genome shotgun sequence, the following proteins share a genomic window:
- the LOC106082802 gene encoding transcription elongation factor B polypeptide 3, producing MTTSIVEVIQHYQRSIDNSQDNEARLLYCIQKLYKLPIKVEHLQETGVGKTVNSLRKFNGEIGVAAKSLVTKWKAMVAAEEEPMDTTPQSYENESHHNDHGGAEPPSPHNNNPEEEEDDANLNHTTTTQHNESKHSGHSEKDRHKERNHGSSSTHHKESSNKHSSSSSSKHSNDKHKTSSSSSSSSSRDKEAHHKSSSGSKEREKEKTEHKSRDKHKEKDHQKDRERSEKRKEEKHKSEKESKTDLNSSHKHSSSSKNKSEDSHNNNHRSSSKEKGDKERTEKHKSSSKDRDKSKEEKTSSSSKEKNDRKSTSSSTSHKSSSSSSTKEPSESTERKRRHNSDTESIDFKSPQPKVAKTQKSSSSAKASPTEDDDGEDDCFDSSMGTNFGDILGMLNMPTSKKSKKSNKTPASEKDSPPKPSTSNKKNGMNASPVVYSPVSTSKPTTSKPTTAKPDLLSSTAKLEPLDPNIALELPTISTNYKPMPLNQTVMDCVFNTTSSSSKPMRTLTDAEALHHGISSKTMRTKIYSGSKTGQIFQVPSLFDMCIRILQKNIDALEYTGGVPFEVLRPVLERATPEQLYEFEDYNRYLMEDSDVLWQVHVSRKFRTQKRLENESWREMFIRCQEEEERRLSFLKDSIKQSQKIAAAPVRKTQLAFVDSMVKPPRNVMRKQEQYGTKAKLVATPAARVASLQNATPNAAKSGDQRLKVSPAVRDNAQVSSSVVRNKKAPLMQKTLAFMRGRLKR from the exons CTTCTATACTGTATACAAAAACTATACAAACTGCCCATTAAAGTTGAACACCTGCAAGAAACTGGCGTAGGAAAGACTGTCAATTCACTGCGGAAATTTAATGGTGAAATAGGTGTTGCTGCTAAAAGTTTAGTAACAAAATGGAAGGCTATGGTGGCAGCCGAAGAAGAACCCATGGACACCACACCACAATCATACGAGAATGAATCACATCATAATGACCACGGGGGTGCCGAACCACCATCACCCCATAATAACAATCCAGAGGAAGAGGAGGATGATGCAAATCTTAATCATACTACCACAACACAACACAATGAGAGCAAGCATTCGGGGCATTCTGAAAAGGATAGACACAAAGAACGCAATCACGGTAGTAGTAGCACCCACCACAAAGAATCTAGCAATAAACATTCATCATCTTCCTCGTCCAAGCACTCGAACGATAAACATAAgacatcatcttcatcatcatcatcatcatccagaGATAAGGAAGCTCACCACAAATCTAGTAGTGGCAGCaaggagagagagaaagagaagacCGAACATAAATCTAGGGATAAGCATAAAGAAAAGGATCACCAAAAAGATAGAGAACGCAGTGAAAAGCGCAAAGAGGAAAAACACAAATCTGAAAAGGAATCCAAAACGGATTTAAATTCCAGTCACAAACATAGTTCGAGTTCTAAGAACAAAAGCGAGGATAGCCACAATAATAATCATCGTTCATCCTCCAAGGAAAAAGGCGATAAAGAGCGAACAGAGAAACATAAAAGTTCTTCCAAGGATAGGGACAAATCAAAGGAG gaaaaaacttCATCTTcctcaaaggaaaaaaatgatCGCAAATCTACATCATCCTCCACTTCCcacaaatcatcatcatcatcatccaccAAAGAGCCCTCGGAATCAACAGAACGCAAAAGACGGCATAATTCCGACACAGAATCAATTGATTTCAAATCACCACAGCCTAAAGTTGCCAAAACGCAAAAGTCCTCAAGCTCGGCCAAAGCTTCGCCCACCGAGGATGATGATGGGGAAGATGATTGTTTTGATTCTTCCATGGGAaccaattttggcgacattctGGGCATGTTGAATATGCCAACAAGCAAGAAGAGCAAGAAATCCAATAAAACGCCAGCCAGCGAAAAGGATAGTCCTCCCAAACCCTCAACAAGCAACAAGAAAAATGGCATGAATGCATCTCCTGTAGTATACAGTCCTGTGTCAACATCTAAACCGACAACATCTAAACCGACAACAGCG aaACCTGATCTTTTGTCGTCAACAGCGAAATTGGAACCATTAGATCCAAATATAGCTTTAGAATTACCCACAATATCGACAAATTACAAACCTATGCCACTCAATCAAACTGTTATGGACTGCGTTTTTAATACCACTTCAAGTTCATCCAAACCAATGCGCACCCTAACCGATGCTGAGGCCCTGCATCACGGAATTTCGTCAAAAACAATGAG AACAAAAATTTATTCTGGATCAAAAACTGGGCAAATATTTCAAGTACCATCTCTATTCGATATGTGTATACGAATCCTACAAAAGAATATCGATG CTTTGGAGTACACTGGTGGTGTACCATTCGAAGTATTACGACCAGTTTTAGAAAGAGCCACACCAGAACAATTGTATGAATTCGAGGATTACAATCGCTATTTGATGGAGGACAGTGATGTGCTGTGGCAAGTGCATGTTTCTAGAAAATTTCGCACTCAGAAACGTTTGGAAAATGAGTCATGGAGAGAAATGTTCATA cgCTGTCAAGAAGAAGAGGAACGCAGATTAAGTTTCCTAAAAGACAGCATCAAACAATCACAGAAAATCGCTGCGGCACCCGTGCGAAAGACACAATTGGCGTTTGTCGATTCGATGGTGAAACCACCGCGTAATGTAATGCGCAAACAAGAGcaatatggaacaaaagctAAACTAGTGGCCACACCAGCAGCCCGTGTTGCCTCATTGCAAAATGCCACACCGaatgcagccaaatcgggtgatcaaCGTTTGAAAGTGTCACCAGCTGTAAGAGATAATGCTCAAGTTT CAAGTTCTGTGGTACGCAATAAAAAGGCACCCCTAATGCAGAAGACATTGGCATTCATGCGGGGTCGTCTAAAGCGTTAG